A single genomic interval of Candidatus Bipolaricaulis anaerobius harbors:
- a CDS encoding outer membrane lipoprotein-sorting protein, which translates to MRKLVRGAAVFGACVLLGAMAIAQGELTGNDILDRMREKGVLFLQEGDLIFQARFDLVFADGTQGQNEFEIFISQGDEATGEPDRLLIYYLTPEDIAGTIFLSVIPPEGDARMWLYLPALGFVKELISESEQAQSFAGTTLTYEQIGGAVDYSADYTATRLADSSVSVTVDGASSERSVYVLEISAKPGATVDYPKGKLWVDVEELTPVRSEFYDKLGRLEIVLEILRLETFEDDLVPTLIKACNQKDATCTTIEVLAKQRAALPAEIFTPAALPTFTPDAYR; encoded by the coding sequence ATGAGGAAGCTTGTGCGTGGAGCAGCGGTGTTCGGGGCGTGCGTTCTCCTCGGGGCGATGGCCATCGCCCAGGGGGAGCTCACGGGCAACGATATCTTGGATCGGATGCGGGAGAAGGGGGTCCTGTTCCTCCAGGAGGGGGACCTCATCTTCCAGGCCCGGTTTGACCTCGTGTTCGCTGATGGCACGCAGGGACAGAACGAGTTCGAGATCTTCATCTCCCAGGGCGACGAGGCCACGGGGGAGCCCGATCGGCTCTTGATCTATTACCTAACGCCGGAGGACATCGCCGGGACCATCTTCCTGTCGGTGATCCCGCCGGAGGGGGATGCCCGGATGTGGCTGTACCTCCCGGCGTTGGGCTTCGTCAAGGAGCTCATCTCGGAGTCCGAACAAGCTCAGTCCTTCGCCGGGACCACCCTCACCTACGAGCAGATCGGTGGCGCAGTCGACTACTCCGCGGACTACACGGCCACCCGCCTCGCCGATTCATCCGTCTCCGTGACTGTGGATGGGGCCTCGAGCGAGCGGTCGGTGTACGTGCTCGAGATCTCCGCCAAGCCGGGGGCCACGGTGGACTACCCCAAGGGGAAGCTGTGGGTGGATGTGGAGGAGCTGACCCCGGTGCGGTCCGAGTTCTACGACAAGCTCGGCCGGCTCGAGATCGTGCTGGAGATCCTGAGGTTGGAGACGTTCGAGGACGATCTGGTGCCGACCCTGATCAAGGCGTGCAACCAGAAGGACGCGACCTGCACAACGATCGAGGTGCTGGCGAAGCAGCGGGCCGCACTGCCGGCGGAGATCTTCACCCCGGCGGCGCTACCCACCTTCACCCCCGACGCCTATCGGTAA
- a CDS encoding M55 family metallopeptidase: MKVYVSADIEGIAGVTHWDETEIGKPGYEASRRQMAAEVRAACEGAAQAGAREILVKDAHDTGRNLTPADLPPGTELHRGWASHPLAMVEGLDPSFAGLLLVGYHAPAGSVGSPLAHTLSPQLHAVTINDRPASELLLVVHSAAYVGVPLLFVSGDAETCAEAQRLNPHIVTTAVKRGVGGATVSVDAGRAVEGIRTGVTAALTGDPARCLIALPERFSVGITYRDHPPAYRASFYPGASLTGPRSVGFSASDFLDVLRFLMFVA, encoded by the coding sequence ATGAAGGTCTACGTGAGCGCCGACATTGAAGGGATCGCCGGTGTCACCCACTGGGACGAGACGGAGATCGGGAAGCCAGGGTACGAGGCATCCCGCCGGCAGATGGCCGCCGAGGTGCGGGCGGCGTGCGAGGGCGCGGCGCAGGCCGGGGCGCGAGAGATCCTCGTCAAGGACGCCCATGACACCGGCCGCAACCTCACTCCGGCGGACCTGCCCCCTGGGACGGAGCTCCACCGTGGGTGGGCCTCCCATCCCCTCGCGATGGTCGAGGGACTGGATCCCTCGTTCGCCGGCCTCCTCCTCGTGGGATACCACGCCCCGGCGGGGTCGGTGGGAAGCCCGCTCGCGCACACCCTGTCCCCCCAGCTCCACGCCGTAACGATCAACGACCGTCCTGCCTCAGAGCTCCTCCTCGTCGTCCACAGCGCGGCCTACGTTGGCGTTCCGCTCCTGTTCGTATCCGGGGACGCGGAGACCTGCGCCGAGGCCCAGCGCCTGAACCCGCACATCGTCACCACCGCCGTCAAGCGGGGCGTGGGCGGGGCGACGGTGAGCGTGGACGCGGGCCGGGCTGTGGAAGGGATCCGCACCGGGGTGACCGCCGCCCTCACCGGAGATCCCGCACGGTGCCTGATCGCTCTTCCGGAGCGGTTCTCGGTTGGGATAACCTACCGGGATCACCCACCGGCGTACCGGGCGTCGTTCTACCCGGGGGCGTCGCTCACCGGACCGCGGTCGGTGGGGTTCTCCGCGAGCGATTTCCTCGACGTGCTGCGGTTCCTCATGTTCGTGGCGTAG
- a CDS encoding endonuclease Q family protein — MRLVADLHLHSRHSRATSPDMVLPGLAHWAKRKGIDLLGTGDFTHPEWFRDLSRHLLPVGEGVYAYGGVRFMFTTEVAATWTHAGHMRRVHFLLLAPSADGAAHINQELERIGNLAADGRPMLGVSGEALAAAVLGACPTAALIPAHAWTPWYSIFGSQSGFDSLDDALGGAAEHVCAIETGLSSNPPMNWRVSALDHLALVSFSDAHSPSRLGREACVFDLPELSYPALVAALRTRDPQRFLSTLEFFPEEGKYHYDGHRTCGVVLSPTETASHRGLCPVCGRPVTVGVMHRVEDLADRPWGYRPPDAIPYRSLVPLAEVLGQALGQGADTKGVTAAYDVLVDRFQSELAILLDLPLAELGRGAPPRVVEAIAKVRAGDLEIRPGYDGQYGEIRIPLQEGPHELPLFS; from the coding sequence ATGCGTCTCGTCGCCGACCTTCACCTCCACTCCCGCCACTCGCGGGCCACCAGCCCGGACATGGTCCTCCCCGGCCTCGCGCACTGGGCAAAGCGGAAGGGCATTGACCTCCTCGGCACAGGGGACTTCACCCATCCCGAGTGGTTCCGCGACCTCTCCCGTCACCTCCTCCCCGTGGGGGAGGGCGTATACGCGTATGGGGGGGTCCGGTTCATGTTCACAACCGAGGTCGCCGCCACCTGGACCCATGCCGGCCACATGCGGCGGGTGCACTTCCTGCTCCTCGCCCCCAGCGCGGACGGCGCCGCCCACATCAACCAGGAGCTGGAGAGGATCGGGAACCTCGCCGCCGACGGCCGGCCGATGCTCGGCGTAAGCGGGGAAGCGCTCGCCGCAGCTGTGCTCGGGGCGTGCCCCACCGCCGCCCTGATCCCGGCCCACGCCTGGACGCCCTGGTACTCGATCTTCGGATCCCAGTCGGGGTTCGATTCCCTGGACGACGCGCTCGGGGGAGCCGCAGAACACGTGTGCGCGATCGAGACCGGGCTCTCCTCGAACCCGCCCATGAACTGGCGCGTATCCGCCCTCGATCATCTGGCCCTGGTCTCGTTTTCGGATGCCCATTCTCCATCCCGGCTCGGCCGCGAGGCGTGCGTGTTCGATCTCCCTGAACTCTCCTACCCCGCTCTCGTCGCTGCCCTGCGGACGCGTGATCCCCAGCGCTTCCTGAGTACGCTCGAGTTCTTCCCGGAGGAGGGGAAGTACCACTACGACGGGCACCGCACGTGCGGGGTCGTCCTCTCCCCCACCGAGACGGCCTCCCACCGCGGCCTCTGTCCCGTGTGCGGCCGACCGGTCACGGTGGGGGTGATGCACCGGGTGGAGGACCTCGCTGACCGTCCCTGGGGATACCGTCCCCCTGACGCGATCCCGTACCGATCGCTCGTCCCCCTCGCCGAGGTCCTCGGCCAAGCACTGGGGCAGGGGGCGGATACGAAGGGCGTGACCGCCGCCTACGATGTCCTGGTGGACCGGTTCCAAAGCGAGCTCGCGATCCTCCTCGACCTCCCCCTGGCCGAACTCGGGCGGGGAGCTCCCCCGCGGGTGGTGGAGGCGATCGCCAAGGTTCGAGCCGGGGACCTCGAGATCCGGCCCGGCTACGACGGCCAGTACGGGGAGATCCGCATCCCGCTCCAGGAGGGACCCCACGAATTGCCCCTCTTTTCCTGA
- a CDS encoding efflux RND transporter permease subunit, translating into MGWIVDHPWWVIALTGAVTLLFAAFIPGIKTEQDFREYLPRDDPAVQALEEAEERYGAQIFSLIAFEADDTVFQVSTLEKIKDLEDRIAEIPGVEEVQSLLTAQIITGTEAAITVGPAAPGGRVPESPEELSAYRDRVMGSRQLRGMFVSEDGQAAAIMFKLDPRLSTVETEEIARKVEVMAREYEGPERIYLAGGMFEALEAQRMMTRDLKVLLPVAVVMIVVVLYLSFRSLRGVVIPLVVVCLGVIWTVGAMAIAGVPFTVISIIIPVILLAMGTADGIHIVNRYYEVAARGLPKREVVLATMSEMTSPVVMTSLTTIAGFLSLLATFLVPQRQFGVFTAVGMAAELILSLTLIPALLSLLRLPATGTKEQQLEHGLLSRGLARLGSGVVRHRAWVLATAVVLVAISLVGVPRLRLETELSQYIGEDSPIAQTMQVMDDRFGGAMQLAIEIDTGRRDGLKDPEVLARIAALEGFLEAEPAISTTSSIADMVREMNQKFHGDDPAYYVIPEDGRLVSQLLFLFTFQGGSLGSMALGDFSAGEVFARVKGIDSTQEIEDLMERVQAYLDENFNAHGIRAQEVGIAQVSISLLNRLVASQATSLGTSMVAVWAIVALLMRSLLAGLISLIPLVITVALNFGFMAYTGRPLDIATMMIGSIVIGVGIDYAIHFQSRFRLEYARTKNPNPGRAIEQTMRTSGRGIVYNAVTVGLGFAVLVFSTLKGTAIFGSLIATAMGLSALAALTVIPALLATLRPQSITRGKGGPKRSNRKNKVKGKGGKR; encoded by the coding sequence ATGGGTTGGATCGTGGATCACCCATGGTGGGTCATCGCCCTGACCGGGGCAGTTACTCTCCTGTTCGCGGCGTTCATCCCCGGGATCAAGACCGAACAGGACTTCCGGGAATACCTGCCTAGGGACGACCCCGCCGTCCAGGCACTGGAGGAGGCGGAGGAGCGCTACGGCGCCCAGATCTTCTCCTTGATCGCCTTCGAGGCCGACGACACGGTGTTCCAGGTCTCCACCCTCGAAAAGATCAAGGACCTCGAGGACCGGATCGCCGAGATCCCGGGGGTGGAGGAAGTCCAGAGCCTGCTCACCGCTCAGATCATCACCGGGACCGAGGCGGCCATCACCGTGGGCCCCGCGGCCCCGGGCGGACGGGTCCCGGAGTCCCCAGAAGAGCTCTCGGCCTATCGCGACCGGGTCATGGGGAGCCGCCAGCTCAGGGGGATGTTCGTATCCGAGGACGGCCAAGCGGCGGCGATCATGTTCAAACTTGACCCCCGGCTCTCCACCGTGGAGACGGAGGAGATCGCCCGCAAGGTGGAAGTCATGGCCCGGGAGTACGAAGGCCCGGAGCGGATCTACCTCGCTGGGGGGATGTTCGAGGCCCTGGAGGCCCAGCGGATGATGACGCGCGACCTCAAGGTTCTGTTGCCCGTCGCCGTCGTGATGATCGTGGTGGTCCTCTACCTCAGCTTCCGCAGCCTGCGCGGGGTGGTGATCCCCCTCGTGGTGGTGTGCCTGGGGGTGATCTGGACGGTGGGGGCGATGGCCATAGCCGGCGTCCCGTTCACCGTGATCTCCATCATCATCCCCGTGATCCTCCTTGCCATGGGCACCGCCGATGGGATCCACATCGTGAATCGCTACTACGAGGTGGCAGCCCGGGGGCTCCCCAAGCGGGAGGTGGTGCTCGCGACCATGAGCGAGATGACTTCTCCTGTGGTGATGACCTCCCTCACCACCATCGCCGGATTCCTCTCGCTCCTCGCCACGTTCCTCGTCCCGCAGCGGCAGTTCGGCGTGTTCACCGCCGTGGGGATGGCCGCTGAGCTCATCCTATCGTTGACCCTGATCCCGGCCCTCCTTTCCTTGCTCCGCCTCCCGGCGACGGGAACGAAGGAACAGCAGCTGGAACATGGCCTCCTCTCCCGCGGGCTCGCCCGGTTGGGGAGCGGCGTCGTCCGCCACCGGGCGTGGGTGCTCGCGACCGCGGTCGTACTGGTGGCCATCTCCCTGGTCGGGGTGCCCCGGCTGCGGCTCGAGACCGAGCTATCCCAGTACATCGGCGAAGACAGCCCCATTGCCCAGACGATGCAGGTGATGGATGACCGGTTCGGGGGAGCGATGCAGCTCGCCATCGAGATCGACACCGGCCGGCGCGATGGGCTGAAGGACCCAGAGGTGCTCGCCAGGATCGCCGCGCTCGAGGGGTTTCTGGAGGCGGAACCCGCGATCAGCACCACGAGCTCCATCGCGGACATGGTGCGGGAGATGAACCAGAAGTTCCACGGGGACGACCCCGCCTACTACGTGATCCCTGAGGACGGGCGGCTAGTGTCCCAGCTTCTGTTCCTGTTCACCTTCCAAGGTGGGTCCTTGGGGAGCATGGCCCTCGGGGATTTCTCTGCCGGAGAGGTGTTCGCCCGGGTCAAGGGCATCGACTCCACGCAGGAGATCGAGGACCTCATGGAGAGAGTCCAGGCCTATCTGGATGAAAACTTCAATGCCCACGGCATTCGGGCGCAGGAGGTCGGCATCGCCCAGGTCTCCATCTCCCTCCTCAACCGCCTGGTGGCGAGCCAGGCCACGAGCCTAGGAACGAGCATGGTCGCCGTATGGGCGATCGTCGCGCTGTTGATGAGGTCGCTTTTGGCGGGGCTGATCAGCCTGATCCCGCTCGTGATCACGGTGGCGTTGAACTTCGGGTTCATGGCCTACACTGGCCGGCCGCTGGACATCGCGACGATGATGATCGGGTCCATCGTGATCGGGGTGGGGATCGACTACGCCATTCATTTCCAGTCCCGGTTCCGGCTTGAGTACGCCCGGACCAAGAACCCCAATCCCGGTCGGGCCATCGAGCAGACGATGCGCACCTCCGGCCGGGGGATCGTGTACAACGCCGTCACCGTCGGCCTCGGGTTCGCCGTGCTCGTCTTCTCCACGCTGAAGGGGACGGCCATCTTCGGGTCGCTCATCGCCACGGCGATGGGGTTGTCCGCCCTCGCTGCCCTCACCGTCATCCCCGCTCTGTTGGCGACCCTGCGGCCGCAGTCTATCACGAGGGGCAAGGGCGGTCCCAAGCGTTCGAACCGAAAGAACAAGGTTAAAGGAAAAGGAGGTAAACGATGA
- a CDS encoding trypsin-like peptidase domain-containing protein, whose protein sequence is MKKSWRVSALALLIGLAVVVPSVQFILGGGDTGVATAQLAPLVHAQTVQEEIAASGQAAVKAAINAVAPGVVKVEVVKKSASLWDTFLDDPFLRRFFDLSPLEEQEVTSVGSGFVVEYGGVRYVLTNAHVVEGAVSIRVTAKTGKELAAEVVGTDALLDLAVLAIEDSLDIPAVSLGDSDLLEIGDWVIAIGNPLGLSHTVTLGIVSALGRDVPRPDGSGYYRRMIQTDAAINPGNSGGPLVNAFGQVVGMNTIIARSTDSGVAVEGINFAVPINEIVQALSQIAAQGRVVRAWLGVYIQDIPAGMETRFGVSAGQGVLVSDVVPGGPAAQAGIKAGDVITAIAGRAVGTSNDLQLEVMYRAVGEKVTVSILRDGKPISVDVVLGERPEEVASSSPAAEPEQGQEKFGLTVQAITPELAARYSLRQTTGVVVTKVASGSRAYWAGIEVGDVIVEVNREPVESISDWDRIVAGIGDRDEVLLTVVSGDFTRFVFLR, encoded by the coding sequence ATGAAGAAATCGTGGCGCGTGTCGGCGCTGGCCCTCCTGATCGGGCTAGCGGTGGTGGTACCGTCGGTCCAGTTCATCCTCGGGGGCGGGGACACCGGGGTGGCGACCGCTCAGCTCGCCCCCCTCGTCCACGCCCAGACTGTACAGGAAGAGATCGCGGCATCGGGACAAGCCGCGGTCAAGGCGGCGATCAACGCGGTCGCCCCGGGCGTGGTCAAGGTCGAGGTGGTGAAGAAGTCGGCCAGTCTGTGGGACACGTTCCTCGATGATCCCTTCCTGCGCCGGTTCTTCGACCTCTCGCCGCTCGAGGAACAGGAGGTGACCTCGGTCGGGTCGGGGTTCGTCGTCGAGTACGGCGGCGTGAGGTACGTGCTCACCAATGCCCACGTGGTGGAGGGTGCGGTCTCGATCCGCGTCACCGCGAAGACGGGGAAAGAGCTCGCGGCTGAGGTGGTGGGCACGGACGCCCTCCTCGACCTCGCCGTGCTCGCGATTGAGGACTCGTTGGATATCCCGGCGGTGAGCCTCGGGGACTCCGACCTCCTCGAGATCGGGGACTGGGTGATCGCGATTGGGAACCCGCTCGGGCTCTCCCACACCGTGACCCTGGGGATCGTGTCCGCCCTCGGACGTGACGTCCCCCGGCCGGACGGGAGCGGGTACTACCGGCGGATGATCCAGACCGATGCCGCGATCAACCCCGGCAATTCCGGCGGGCCGCTCGTGAACGCGTTCGGCCAGGTGGTGGGGATGAACACGATCATCGCCCGCAGCACGGACAGCGGCGTGGCGGTGGAGGGGATCAACTTCGCCGTCCCGATCAACGAGATCGTGCAGGCGCTTTCCCAGATCGCCGCGCAAGGGAGGGTTGTTCGGGCGTGGCTCGGCGTGTACATCCAGGACATCCCTGCGGGGATGGAGACGCGATTCGGCGTCAGCGCAGGCCAGGGCGTGCTCGTGTCGGACGTCGTCCCCGGTGGCCCGGCCGCCCAGGCTGGCATTAAGGCGGGCGACGTGATCACCGCCATCGCGGGCCGGGCGGTGGGCACGAGCAATGACCTACAACTGGAGGTCATGTACCGCGCGGTCGGAGAGAAGGTGACCGTGTCGATCCTCCGGGACGGGAAGCCGATCTCGGTGGACGTCGTCCTCGGCGAGCGCCCGGAGGAGGTGGCCTCTTCCTCCCCAGCTGCCGAGCCGGAGCAGGGGCAGGAGAAGTTCGGGCTCACCGTGCAGGCGATCACGCCCGAGCTCGCCGCCCGGTACAGCCTCCGCCAGACGACGGGCGTGGTCGTGACCAAGGTGGCCTCCGGCTCGCGAGCGTACTGGGCGGGGATCGAGGTCGGGGATGTGATCGTGGAGGTCAACCGCGAGCCCGTGGAGTCGATCAGCGACTGGGACAGGATTGTGGCCGGAATCGGCGATCGCGATGAGGTCCTCCTCACCGTGGTGAGCGGCGACTTCACGCGGTTCGTCTTCCTGCGCTAG
- the metK gene encoding methionine adenosyltransferase has product MNRLITAESVAEGHPDKLADRVSDAILDAVLAQDPQGRVACETFITEGLVIVGGEIASTAHIEPAILARRVVRDAGYVKPEYGLSFDACAVATLIRQQSPDIAQAVQRNGADDPRDRIGAGDQGIMFGYATNETPERMPLPIMLAHKLARRLAAVRKDGSLLYLRPDGKTQVTVEYEGHRPIRVHTVLLAAQHAPEALLDELRADLRTLVVEPVLDGWMDERTDVFVNTSGRFVVGGPASDTGMTGRKIIVDTYGGYGSHGGGAFSGKDPTKVDRSGAYMARYVAVNLVAAGLAAACEVQVAYAIGRAHPLALSVTAERPTVPAAALDRAVRQVFDFRPAAIIDALDLRRPIYEPLSCYGHFGRLDLSPTWEEPDRVEALRAAA; this is encoded by the coding sequence ATGAACAGACTGATCACCGCGGAGTCCGTGGCCGAGGGGCACCCCGACAAGCTTGCGGATCGTGTCTCGGACGCGATCCTCGATGCCGTGCTCGCTCAGGACCCTCAGGGGAGGGTGGCCTGCGAGACCTTCATCACCGAGGGCCTCGTCATCGTGGGCGGCGAGATCGCCTCCACCGCGCACATCGAGCCGGCGATCCTCGCCCGGCGGGTGGTCCGCGACGCGGGGTACGTCAAGCCCGAGTACGGCCTATCGTTCGACGCCTGCGCTGTGGCGACCCTCATCCGCCAGCAGTCGCCGGACATCGCCCAAGCCGTACAGCGGAACGGGGCCGACGACCCCCGCGACCGGATCGGGGCCGGCGACCAGGGAATCATGTTCGGGTACGCTACGAATGAGACTCCGGAGCGGATGCCGCTCCCGATCATGCTCGCCCACAAGCTGGCCCGCCGCCTGGCGGCGGTGCGCAAGGACGGTTCCCTCCTCTACCTGCGCCCGGACGGGAAGACGCAGGTCACGGTGGAATACGAAGGGCATCGCCCGATCCGCGTGCACACGGTGCTCCTCGCGGCCCAACACGCGCCGGAGGCCCTCCTCGACGAACTGCGCGCGGACCTCCGGACGCTCGTCGTGGAACCGGTGCTCGATGGGTGGATGGACGAGAGAACGGACGTGTTCGTGAACACATCGGGGCGGTTCGTGGTCGGGGGCCCGGCGTCGGACACGGGGATGACGGGGCGGAAGATCATCGTGGACACGTACGGCGGGTACGGCTCCCACGGCGGGGGGGCGTTCTCGGGCAAGGACCCCACGAAAGTGGACCGGTCGGGGGCGTACATGGCCCGCTACGTCGCGGTGAACCTCGTCGCGGCCGGGCTCGCCGCGGCGTGCGAGGTGCAGGTGGCGTACGCGATCGGCCGCGCCCACCCCCTCGCCCTGAGCGTCACGGCCGAGCGGCCGACGGTGCCTGCCGCCGCCCTCGACCGCGCGGTGCGGCAGGTGTTCGATTTCCGACCGGCGGCGATCATCGACGCCCTCGACCTGCGGCGGCCGATCTACGAGCCCCTGTCCTGCTACGGCCACTTCGGTCGGCTCGACCTCTCCCCGACCTGGGAGGAGCCGGACCGGGTCGAGGCACTGCGGGCCGCGGCCTAG
- a CDS encoding DUF401 family protein, which translates to MAWVAFALSLAVLLLLARWSLWGAMMVGALILGGLTLPLGEVGMAFASVWVSPSVLLLALAMTLIPLIGGALVASKRMDRLLAGLPGGRRTVYALGPAILGMLPMPGGALLSAPLVERAGGAPPDVRAAANVWFRHTLHSIYPLSPALITGATLAGLDVWGVIPYQLPAVLILVALGYAAFLRRVSGPVELDGPRSRRNLVVPLGILLVAPVLDLVLKRVAPIPVPELATFLGVTASLILATVGTVSWSDLIAMVRRERPWRFGLIVIGVFTYLAVFQRSGLPARIAGLALPPAALCVGAGWLLGFATGRQQAALSIVIPIYTGAQGAMAPWAFAVTYFASYLGYLLSPLHPCLTVSAEHAGVPLRAAWQQLIGPTLVAFLITVGASLIVL; encoded by the coding sequence ATGGCGTGGGTTGCGTTTGCCCTGTCGCTAGCCGTCCTCCTCCTCCTCGCCCGGTGGAGCCTATGGGGGGCGATGATGGTGGGGGCGCTCATCCTGGGGGGGCTGACCCTCCCATTGGGCGAGGTGGGAATGGCCTTCGCCTCGGTGTGGGTCAGTCCGAGCGTGCTCCTCCTGGCGCTGGCGATGACGCTGATCCCCCTCATCGGCGGGGCGTTGGTCGCGAGCAAGCGCATGGACCGCCTTCTCGCCGGACTGCCCGGAGGCCGGCGGACCGTCTATGCCCTCGGCCCCGCGATCCTGGGGATGCTCCCCATGCCCGGCGGGGCGCTCCTTTCGGCACCGCTCGTCGAGCGGGCCGGCGGAGCCCCGCCCGACGTCCGTGCCGCCGCCAACGTGTGGTTTCGCCACACCCTGCACTCGATTTACCCCCTGTCCCCCGCCCTCATCACCGGGGCAACCCTGGCGGGCCTCGATGTGTGGGGTGTGATCCCCTACCAGCTCCCGGCGGTGCTCATCCTCGTCGCCCTCGGGTACGCGGCGTTCCTGCGCCGGGTGTCAGGCCCGGTCGAGCTCGACGGGCCCCGGTCAAGGCGGAACCTGGTCGTCCCCCTGGGGATCCTCCTCGTGGCCCCCGTTCTCGATCTCGTGCTGAAGCGGGTGGCCCCGATCCCCGTCCCCGAGCTCGCCACGTTCCTCGGGGTCACGGCGAGCCTGATCCTCGCCACGGTGGGCACGGTCTCCTGGTCGGACCTCATCGCGATGGTCCGCCGGGAGAGGCCGTGGCGGTTCGGGCTGATCGTGATCGGGGTGTTCACCTACCTCGCCGTATTCCAACGCTCCGGGCTGCCGGCGCGGATCGCCGGGCTCGCCCTTCCTCCGGCGGCGCTCTGCGTGGGGGCAGGATGGCTCCTCGGGTTCGCCACCGGTCGCCAGCAGGCGGCGTTGTCCATCGTGATCCCGATCTACACGGGGGCCCAGGGCGCGATGGCCCCGTGGGCATTCGCCGTGACCTACTTCGCCTCGTACCTCGGGTACCTCCTCTCCCCACTTCATCCCTGCCTCACGGTGTCGGCAGAGCACGCCGGCGTTCCCCTCCGGGCAGCGTGGCAGCAGCTCATCGGCCCAACCCTGGTCGCCTTTCTGATCACCGTCGGGGCAAGCCTCATCGTCCTGTAG